One Candidatus Bathyanammoxibius amoris DNA segment encodes these proteins:
- a CDS encoding hydroxylamine oxidoreductase translates to MKLWNILAVLACTALVLGVALNTAQAQHVTTPDSKVAADMPETDLMYPGKMRVPWAEWVGLEMGSGPFRKLYKPIPMHMYIAPTKHYIRPDMSGFAKMFEKFKPDQCEECHLEVTPGWVHMWNDSAHGNPRDSAKWAAKTAKIEKALGRPIDKVGCAECHGSSHEVLQMPYLDNSCSHCHLTQCKEFVSEKKQGRPSHYASWISEVVPPWYIENYRRGEGAGQIGCDVCHPEMQRCDGCHMRHTFGTKTAKKPGTCGKCHMGYDHPDYETYIKSAMGVVYQDTGSSWNWDLNLADIVPGKDWKAPTCAYCHMYQGSGKWGHNVTSKNIWRMGVYKPKQRNYEYKSALKNAPYGINIPPLNRIIDIDSPDNKRNREIWIELCANCHSPRFARLWLDNLDTYMLIGWQHTDASMAVLDTLYAEGAIIPTPTNRDPWYLGDVLAGILGPKKLGQDLYNAFNTTKGYFPIYGPILATGDHYLVGPGRPHTIELLLDEQWFSSLLKGFKGTAHAQQDYSWWYGWAPMVQGQAKIQTMAVNLRRLQAVEKKLGITALGQLPSDPIIYAHTPLYETGGPGIDRTTADPEEKK, encoded by the coding sequence ATGAAATTATGGAACATACTAGCTGTGCTGGCCTGTACGGCGCTCGTTTTGGGAGTAGCGCTTAATACAGCCCAGGCACAACATGTGACCACGCCCGATTCCAAAGTGGCCGCAGACATGCCCGAAACTGACCTGATGTATCCGGGGAAGATGAGGGTGCCATGGGCCGAGTGGGTAGGGCTTGAGATGGGCTCCGGCCCGTTCAGAAAGCTCTATAAGCCAATACCCATGCATATGTACATTGCCCCAACGAAGCACTACATCAGACCGGACATGTCCGGGTTTGCAAAGATGTTCGAGAAGTTCAAACCCGACCAGTGCGAGGAGTGCCATCTTGAGGTAACTCCCGGCTGGGTGCACATGTGGAATGATTCGGCCCACGGCAATCCGAGGGACAGTGCAAAATGGGCTGCAAAGACCGCCAAGATAGAAAAGGCACTGGGCAGACCGATTGACAAGGTTGGCTGCGCCGAATGTCATGGCTCCAGCCATGAGGTGCTTCAGATGCCGTACCTTGACAACTCCTGCTCCCACTGTCACTTGACGCAGTGTAAGGAGTTTGTCTCGGAGAAGAAGCAAGGCAGGCCGAGTCACTATGCTAGCTGGATTTCAGAGGTTGTACCTCCCTGGTATATTGAGAACTACCGGAGAGGTGAAGGCGCCGGCCAGATTGGCTGCGACGTATGTCACCCTGAAATGCAGCGCTGTGACGGCTGCCACATGAGGCACACCTTCGGTACCAAGACGGCAAAGAAGCCGGGTACCTGCGGGAAATGTCACATGGGTTATGACCACCCGGACTACGAGACATACATCAAGTCCGCAATGGGTGTTGTCTACCAGGACACGGGCAGTTCTTGGAACTGGGACCTGAACCTGGCAGACATAGTTCCCGGAAAAGACTGGAAGGCACCGACCTGCGCCTACTGCCACATGTATCAGGGCAGCGGGAAGTGGGGACATAACGTGACTTCCAAGAACATCTGGCGTATGGGCGTCTACAAGCCCAAGCAGCGGAACTATGAGTACAAGTCCGCTTTGAAGAACGCTCCCTACGGTATAAACATACCGCCTCTTAACAGGATAATCGACATTGACTCTCCTGACAATAAGAGGAACAGGGAGATTTGGATTGAACTGTGCGCCAACTGCCACAGCCCCAGGTTTGCCAGACTCTGGTTGGATAACCTGGATACGTACATGTTGATAGGGTGGCAGCACACGGACGCCTCCATGGCCGTTCTGGACACATTGTACGCAGAAGGGGCTATCATACCAACGCCCACGAATCGTGACCCGTGGTATCTGGGTGACGTGCTTGCAGGCATTCTGGGCCCGAAAAAGCTGGGTCAGGACCTTTACAATGCCTTCAACACGACGAAGGGTTACTTCCCGATTTATGGGCCTATCCTGGCCACTGGTGACCACTATCTGGTAGGTCCTGGTAGGCCGCACACGATAGAACTCCTTCTTGACGAGCAGTGGTTCAGTAGTCTGTTGAAGGGCTTCAAAGGCACTGCGCACGCCCAGCAGGATTACTCCTGGTGGTACGGTTGGGCGCCTATGGTGCAAGGCCAGGCCAAGATTCAGACCATGGCGGTTAACCTGCGCAGGTTGCAGGCCGTCGAGAAGAAGCTGGGTATAACTGCCCTCGGGCAACTGCCCAGCGACCCGATCATATACGCGCATACGCCGCTGTATGAAACGGGCGGTCCTGGTATAGACAGAACAACAGCCGATCCAGAGGAGAAGAAGTAG
- a CDS encoding cation:proton antiporter produces the protein MNVTSTPFTMGNYGWPMEPFPDVDQEPETPTRVDEVEYTAEGFNVKEVPAVPELSAPGLEDVEMGPRIWHTDPANSVLLAIVIVVCAAKAGEEAARRLGIPQVVGELVMGIILGNMFLFSGWDFFNFLHEMSFLKILSEIGIIVLLLVVGIHTDLRAMLKVGLSAFLVALGGILMPAGLGFLLSYLLLPDASIHTRLFLAASLCATSVAIKLKVFHELGRLHTTEAKIVIGAAVIDDVIVLLILAGITGIALTGQFSPEGIVITGVIAVAFLTALGAISLFYGEAFGQIVSRKCPEGVKIFIIVVVCLGLAYLAESIGLATIVGAFSAGLFLRHVRAKSLLGKERTMEELIRPAYLVLVPIFFVLVGAQVNLESFMDVNAVVLGLSITVVAIVGKFFTSVCVVEKGVNRLAIGIAMIPRLEVALIVASVGKAIGVLDDTLFSAIIVMVAITALMSPPLLKLVLTRSEKTVPESPVVPGPISNETMREPLRLR, from the coding sequence ATGAATGTTACTAGCACACCGTTTACGATGGGCAATTACGGGTGGCCGATGGAACCGTTTCCGGACGTTGATCAAGAACCGGAGACCCCTACCCGCGTGGATGAGGTTGAATACACAGCCGAGGGGTTTAATGTTAAGGAGGTTCCGGCTGTGCCGGAACTCTCTGCCCCCGGTCTTGAAGATGTAGAGATGGGGCCGAGAATATGGCACACGGACCCGGCAAACAGCGTCCTGCTGGCGATAGTGATAGTTGTTTGTGCGGCGAAGGCAGGGGAGGAAGCCGCCAGGAGACTGGGAATCCCTCAAGTAGTGGGTGAGCTGGTTATGGGCATAATCCTGGGGAACATGTTCCTGTTTAGTGGATGGGACTTTTTTAACTTTCTCCATGAGATGTCTTTTTTGAAAATCCTGTCGGAGATTGGCATCATAGTACTTCTCCTGGTGGTGGGCATCCACACAGACCTGAGGGCGATGTTGAAGGTGGGGCTTTCTGCATTTCTGGTTGCCCTCGGGGGCATACTGATGCCGGCGGGGCTTGGATTTCTTCTGAGTTATCTGTTGCTTCCCGATGCGTCTATACACACCCGTTTGTTCCTGGCGGCGAGCCTCTGTGCCACCAGCGTGGCAATAAAGCTTAAGGTGTTCCACGAGCTTGGCAGGCTGCACACTACCGAGGCAAAGATAGTGATAGGGGCGGCCGTGATTGACGACGTTATAGTCCTGCTGATACTCGCCGGGATAACCGGTATCGCCCTGACGGGCCAGTTCTCTCCGGAAGGCATAGTCATAACGGGAGTAATTGCCGTTGCCTTCTTAACGGCCCTGGGCGCGATTAGCCTGTTTTATGGGGAGGCCTTCGGACAGATTGTCAGCAGAAAATGTCCGGAAGGTGTCAAGATATTCATCATCGTGGTGGTGTGCCTCGGCCTTGCCTATCTTGCGGAGTCTATCGGGCTTGCGACTATAGTGGGGGCCTTCAGCGCGGGGCTGTTCCTCAGGCACGTGAGGGCAAAGAGCCTGCTGGGTAAGGAGCGCACTATGGAGGAATTGATTCGGCCTGCCTACCTGGTGCTGGTGCCTATCTTCTTTGTACTTGTGGGTGCACAGGTAAATCTGGAAAGTTTCATGGATGTGAACGCCGTGGTGTTAGGGTTGAGTATTACAGTGGTTGCTATCGTGGGAAAATTTTTCACCAGCGTCTGCGTGGTGGAAAAAGGTGTGAATCGTCTGGCAATTGGTATTGCCATGATACCAAGGCTTGAAGTGGCGCTGATAGTAGCGAGTGTAGGGAAGGCGATTGGGGTCTTAGACGATACCTTGTTCTCAGCTATAATAGTCATGGTCGCAATTACGGCCCTGATGAGCCCTCCGCTCTTAAAGCTGGTCTTGACCAGGTCTGAGAAGACTGTGCCTGAGTCCCCTGTTGTGCCCGGTCCTATAAGTAATGAGACCATGAGGGAGCCGCTAAGGTTGCGTTAA